TATGAAATTCTTTCGAAATCAGAAAACATTTTTGTCAATGCAACACGTTTTCGCTACCCTATGGAAAAGCGAGCTATGCAATTTTTGAACTATTTGGCAAACCGGTTATTTGCGTTGCTGGTGAGCTTTATTGTAGGGACATGGCTGTCAGATACGCTTTGCGGGACGAAGGGGATGAGAAAGGATGATTTCATCAAATTGTGCGAAGAGGGATTTCTGAACAACATTGATCCATTCGGTGACCATGAGCTAATTTTTGGAGCTTGGAATCTCGGCATGAAGATTGTTAACTATCCTGTTCATTATAGTGCTAGAAGCTATGGATCACCAAAGATCGCCAACATGAAAATATCTGGGGGATCGGCATTTCTTCGAATTGATCTTGCGGCATTGAAGCATAAATTCCTAAAACGGAGTAAAATTCGGTTTTCACAAAATGAATTGCGTTAAGGCTTCGGATGCGGTTGCTTTTATTACATAATCAATACGGCGCTATCAGCGGGGAAGAACATGCACTCAGGGCCATTGCGGGCATGCTGGAGGAAAATGCTCATCAAGTTTCGTGGTTTCTGCGCTCTTCTGCGGGGATCGAGGGTATTCGGGGAAAAGTCCGGGCTTTTTATTCCGGGATTCACAGCCATGGGGCCGCACAGGCGTTGCGTTTATTTTTGAGCGAGCACCCTGTCGATGCCGCCTTGGTCCAAAACCTCTATCCGTTTCTTTCGCCTTCTATTTTAAAGGTGTTGCGCGAATTTGCCATTCCGATTATCATGCGTTGCCCTAATTATAGACTGTTCTGTCCGAATGGGCTTCATCTGTGCCACGGAGAGGTTTGCGAGCGCTGTTTGGGGGGGAAAGAATACTGGTGCGTGATTCGGAACTGCGAAGACGATCTGTTTAAAAGTCTGGGATATGCGCTGCGCAATGCAGCGGCGCGAATCAGCAGACGGATTGTGGATCACGTGGACATGTTTGTGGTGTTGTCGGAGTTTCAGCGGCAGCGATTTATTCAAGGCGGCATCGCCCCGGAACGACTGGCAGTCGTGCCCAACGTCGCCCCTCTGTCAGCGAAGCCATCCTCCAGCGATCCGGGCGTTCTGGTTTCCTTTGTGGGCCGTATCAGCGCGGAAAAGGGGATCGAGGATTTTGTTGCAGCGGCGGAACGGCTCCCGGAAGTCCCATTTGCCTTGGCTGGCAACTATGACCAGATGCCGGGCCTGCCGGACAAATCACCGAAAAATGTCTGCTGGATGGGGTTCCTCACGGGGAGTGCGCTGGATGAATTTTACCGGCGGTCCCGAATCCTCGTCTTCCCCGGGCGCTGTTTCGAGGGGTTCCCCAATGTGATCGCAAGCGCCATGGCAGCCGGCAAGCCGGTCATTGCATCCCGGTTGGGTGCGGTGCGTGAAATCGTGGATCACGAAAAAACCGGGCTGCTGGTCGAACCACGCAATGTTTCTGAATTGGCCGGCTCCATTCAGCGGCTTTATGCTGATCCGTCTGAATGCCTCAGAATGGGCGAGGCCGGGCGGATCAAAGCGGGGACTTGTTACAGCCAGGAAGCGGTTTATCGGAAACTCCTGGAAGTTTTTACCAGAGTTATACCCCCTGCCCCTATCCTTCCCCATCGTGCCTGAACCGCCCAAACCGAGATTGCACAGGTTCGATACGGCTGCCGGGATCACGATGGTCTTGGTTGTCTTCGGACACAACTATTTCGAAGATTTCAGACAAGATGCCATTTATGGCCCACTTCGGGATTTTCTCTACCAGTTTCATATGCCGGTTTTTATGTTTTTGTCCGGGTTTTTGGTTTTTTATGCCTATAGACCCATCGAGTCCGTTAAGGCTTACAGACAATATCTTTTCAAAAGGGGGCGGAAGTTCATTCCCATTTATTTTCTGTTGTCGGTTTTCTATATCCTTACGGATTTGTATTTGAAGAAATATGGGATCGAGGATGTTCCCGCTCAGATATACAAGATGTTGTTTTCACCTATCCGGGGCAGCGCCGGTTTCCTCTGGTACCTGTATGTGTTGCTCATCTTTTATGCCGTCATACCCCTACTGAAAATACTTCCCCGAAAGTTGCTGTACTTGATAGCCTTGGCTGCTTTTATGCTGACGTTTGTTCCATTGCCATACATCTTTTCCTTGAATCTGGTCGGCAAATACTTTTTCTTTTTCATCACCGGGGGCTTGATGGCCGACCATATGGGGTTTTTCGAAACGGTTTTACCCAGATGGGGCTTGCCTTTTCTATGCCTGTTCACGCTTCTCTGGGTGAATGTGTTTACCCATACAGTGACGGTTATGTATCAGGCGACCAGCGTCGCAGGCATTGTCAGCATTCTGTATGTATCCTCTAGCCGGTGGGTTGGAAAAATCAAGCTGCTTCAAAGCATCGGCAGGCATTCCTTCTATATCTATCTCCTAAACTCCTTGGTCATTGGCATTTTTTATTTGGTCTATCATCGAGTTGGGCTCGATTCTTGTATCCCTCCCCGGATATATATCGTCATTCTGACGATCTTAGGAACGATGCTCCCTTTATGGTTTAGCATCATCGAAGGACGTCTTAGTGGCCGGAAGTCGGATGGCTAGCGGCCAGAGGCCCGATATCCGATGTCCGAATTCGGAGAGTAGAGGGATGAACCACTGAATGGAGGAAACCGAACCTGGTTCGACTATGCCCTTGACTGGCACTATCTCTTTTTTGAAGATTGCAGTCGGGTAACCGACGGAAACCCGGCCATCAGGTGTATAATCAACAGAAGACTCAACAGGGCGGATCCCTTCGTAAGCAAGAAACGGTAACCCACTCGGCGTCAGGCCCCCACAGGCCGACGCTTCTGGCCTCGGTTTTCTTACATCCTGCCGTATGCTTTTCACCTCCCTCGAATTCTACTTTTTCCTTACAGGCCTGCTAATCGTCTGGCGCGTTGCCCCCGCCCGGTTCGGCCCTGGGGTCCTCCTGGCCGGCAGTTGCCTGTTCTGCGCCTGGTGGCAGCCGTGGTTTGTGCTGGTGCTCGTGTATGTCACCCTCGTCAGTTTTCTGGCTGGAATTCGGATGGCATCCGCCACGGATATCGAAGCTCCGAGTTCTGTCCTGCGGGCTTCGTGCACTCAGAAGCCCGAGGCGTACTTCTGTAAAAAAAGCAGGTGTTGATTGGTGCGGTGGTGCTCAACCTCCTGCCGCTGGCCTTTTTCAAGTACTACAATTTCTTCAACGACTCGCTGCGTTCCGTCTGGGCCGGGCCCTGGGCCGTACATCATCTCGATCTGCTGCTGCCGGTGGGGATCTCCTTTTACACGTTTCAGGCTGTATCCTACTGCGCGGATGTCTACAAGGGGAGGATTGCGGTTGAATCCGGCCTGGTGAGGTATGCCCTCTATCTGGCGTTTTTCCCCAAGCTGATCTCAGGTCCCATCGAACGGGGGGTGGCGCTGCTGCCCCAGATCAAAAGGCCGTTTTTGTTTCAGAGCGGTCTTTTTGTGTCAGGGGTCCAGCTTTTTTTCTGGGGGATGTTCAAAAAGCTTGTGGTCGCAGACCGGATGGGCATGTATGTGGATATGGTCTTCGGCGATCCGGAAGGGATGTACGGGAAAACGGCGATCATCGGCGCATGGATGTTTTCCCTCCAGATCTACTGCGATTTTTCCGCTTACATGGACATGGCCATCGGCTGTGGAAGGATGTTCGGCATCGAACTGAGCCGCAACTTCAATTTCCCCTATATGGCGAAATCCGTCCGGGAGTTCTGGCGCTGCTGGCACATCACCCTAACATCGTGGTTCCGGGATTATGTGTACATCCCCCTTGGCGGCAACCGGGCGGCTGCGGGTCGATGGGCACTGAACATCATGCTGGTGTTCCTGCTGAGCGGTCTGTGGCACGGAGCGGCGTGGACCTTCGTCTTTTAGGGCGGGCTGCACGGCGTTTTTTACCTGATTGGCAAGTACACAGTGACGGTGCGAGACCGAGGGCGGCGTAGGATTGGAATGAAGGGCCGGTTCGAGGCGGAGATGCAGGTGTTCGTCACCTTCAACCTTGTGTCCCTGGCCTGGGTGTTTTTCAGGGCGGAGAGCAGTGGAGAGGCCTTTGTGCTGATCCGGAACATGTTCATCGATGTCGAACTGCCGGTGCGTATGCTCTCGAGCCAGTTTTCCACCTTCCTCGCCTTTGCGGCTGCGGGTGTCTTTGCCGGTCTGGAATGGCTTAGCTATGCGGGGGCGCGGAAGCGGGTGAACCTGGTCCAGGCGATCCCCCCGTTCCTGCGCTACCCCGGATATGCGCTGGGGCTCCTGGCGATCACCCTCCTGGGGGTGAGCAGCCGGCAGTTCATCTACTTTCAATTCTGAAAGGGGATGGTGCAGAAAGGAGAGACCTGGAAGGGTTGTGGTTTCTTGAGGGCGGCGGCTTGCAGGCCGCAGCCTGTCCGGTTGGAATCCGAGGGGAGGGGCCGTAGGATCCTTTTTTTGCCCCATCGAAGAGAGAAGTGCTGACTACCCGGGTTGATGAGGAGGGAAGATCAAAGCGCACCTGATCAAGGCCCTGATCATCGGCACCCTCTTCTTTGCGGGGGACATCGGTATCTCCCATGTATTGAAACAGGGCAGGGACCGGTACTACGGGCTGGACAAGGCGGCGCAGATCCTGTGTGTGGGGCATTCGCACATGGTTCTGGGGGTAGATGCGGAGCGGCTGGAGCGGGAGTTGGGCGTACCCGTGGCCAAGTATGCCACGGCCGGGGCGAATGCGTTGGACCGGCTGTGGATGGTGCGGCAGTTCGTGGAGAGGCAGCCTTCGGTGAAGACGGTGATCTACGATGTGGACCCGCGGCTGTTCGACACGGAAGGGCTCAGCTCCGCGTCTTACACGCTCTTTTTGCCCTATATCGACGACCCGGTCATGTGCCGCTATCTCCGGCGGGAGGTGACCTGTGAGGAATTTTACTCGGCCAAAGCGATCCGGACGACCCGCTTCCGGGACCAGACCATCAACGTGGCGCTGAGGGGCTTGCTCGGCAGGGTCGAAAACAAGAAGACCAGCCGGATGCGGGTAGAAGATCTTCAGGGGTTCCTAGAAAGAGAGGCGGCGCGGGGGATCCGCAACAACCCCGATGCGCGGGGCTGCTTTCTCGAAACCATCGATTTTTTGACGAAAAGAGGAATCACGGTGGTCCTGGTGTACATCCCGGTGGCGGATCTCCTGAACGCCATCGATCCGGAGGGCCAGGAGGGGGTCCTGCAGGTGTTCAGGGACGTGGCCGGAAAAAACGACAAGGTGGTCTTTCTGGACTACAATCGGGATTATCAGCACCGGCATGAATGGTTCTACGACCTGCGCCATCTGAACGGAGAAGGGAATGAGATTTTGACCGGCAGGCTGATTGTGGATCTGAAAAGGCTTTTTTGGGAGGGCGGTGAGATACGCTCGTCTGCAGACTCCACGGACATGGATGTGTCTTCAATGGAGACGATCCTACGGCATAGATCTGGTCGGCCGGTCGAGGGGTGATGTGCACTGGGTGCGGAGAGTTAACCGTCAGGGTAAAACACCTTTTTGATTGCGGCGAGCGAGGCATCCTGTGCGTTTCAGTCTTGCGTTGTAACGAGGTGCCATATCAGGGGCAGGGGGCGTTTTCCATCAACAAAACAGCCTCTCGAGCGCAGCAGAGCAAGGGCACGGGGGAGTAAGCTTCGACTGGACAAGGCATCGTCTTCTTCCAGCCCAGCAACATCGTGGGGACCTTTATCCTGATAGAGCAGGCCAGGGGGCACAGCGACCGGGTTGGGGTTTTTCGATAACCTCCGCAATGCTGGGTTCTACGGGAGTCATGCCAGGAAATGGACTTATTGGGAGAGCACTCCCCTCACTCCGGGCATCCCTTACTTCTCGAGCCGGTTTGTCCTATCGAAGCCTGATCCGGTTCGTGAAGGATTAGGATCATTGGTAAACATCGGATTTTTATATTGACAAAAATCTCGGCCTATTTATTAAAACAACTTACTCTTGTGCTTTTAAGTGCAGTTGTTGCCTTGCTTCTTGTATGTCTAACCGCCCCTTTCTTCATTTCCAATTTAAAAGTTTACGATTGGAACGATGAACTAAATATATTCGTTTTTTCCGGAGGTTATATTCATCGCGAACGTGACGAAGGATGGGCTGATACCCATTTTGGTGAAATGGGTATCAGCGGCATCCGTAACCTGTCGATGGATGCTGGAAGCAGTGCTGTCGTCAGTATTTGGGGAGATTCACATGTAGAGGCCTTACAAGTACCTGATTCATGCAAATTGTCTCAACAGGCTACGAATATTTGGAATGAAAACCATAAAGGAAGGATTCGTTTCTTCGGAATGGCGCAAAGCTACTGGTCTGTTGCTGATTATGTTTACCTGATTCCACGATTAGAAAAAATTATAACGCCTGTCGCACATATCATTGTCCTTGGCGAACATGGCCTTAAGGATATCACTCCTGATGGAACGAGCTTTCTCGAACCGAACTTCGCCTTTATTCCCCACCAAAAAATTGATAAGCGAAAAAACGAGTTGCTGAGAAAGGTTGACACTGCTGGGTGCAGCTACCCATTTTTGGCTTTATGGCAGCCAATCCGGGCTTTGCGCGAACGTCTTTCCACCCATGGGCTGCGGTTTATTCCAGGCCCGATTGTGCAGAAAGTTGAGCTTTTGGCAAGCAAGGATTGGTCTGTTCCCACCAGGTCCCTTATCAATGCATGGTATTTTGCACTTTCTAAGCTCAGACAGACATCACGGCAACCATTAATAATCGTCTATTTACCTGAAATCCCAAGACTGAGTGACGGAGAGATTATATGTGTTGATGATCAAGAGGGTTTAATCGCTAAGTTCCGCTCAATATGTGATGAACATGAAATTCTATTTGTGGATTTGACTTATAAATTCATTGATGGCGTTAAGTTAAATCGTCGGTTTGCACGTGGATTTCACAACGGGCAATTGTCTGTTGGACATCTGAACGAATTTGGGCACCTATTAACAGCCGAGGCGATCTGTGGTGCACTTGAGAAGATTGTGCCTTTAAATGATTTTTAATTCGTTAGAATTTATAATTTTTACCTTTATTATTCTTTTTCTGTTATTTGTTATCAGGCATAATCGATCCAGAAAAAGTGTTCTGTTACTTGCAAGCGCATATTTTTATGCTTATTGGGACTGGCGATTCTTAACGCTAATCCTAGCACAAGGTTTGAGCGGATACGTCACCGGGCGGATGCTCGGCACAAATAAGCACCAGCTTTCGAAAAAGGCCATTCTGGCTGTTTGCCTTGTTCTTAATCTTGGATTGCTAGGCTGTTTCAAGTATGTGAACTTCTTCATTGAAGTATTCAGCGTCGCATTAATGGAAATTGGTCTGGATGTTGGTACGCTGAATCTCATTTTACCTTTGGGTATTTCTTTCTACACTTTTAGTGTGATGAGCTACGTTATCGATGTTTATCGTGGCCATTTGAAAGCTTGCAGAGATATCGGTGATTTTTTACTGTTTGTTCTATATTTCCCAAAACTGGTTGCTGGTCCAATTGTTCGTGCCGGCGATTTCTTGCCGCAGTTAAATGCCGTTCCGGTACAGTCGAAAGAAAGAGTATTTCAGGGGGTCCGACAATTTGTCATAGGTCTTGCGAAAAAGATGTTTGTCGCAGACCGCTTGGCAGCTTTTGCTGATACAGTTTTTATAAATGCGGATTTGCTGAATGCTCCAACGGTATGGCTCGGGGTCGTTGCATTTACCGTCCAGATCTATTGCGATTTTTCAGGTTATTCGGACATGGCCATAGGTTTGTCGCGTGTCATCGGTTATGATCTGAACGAGAACTTCAGGATTCCATATCTCTCATCGAGTATCACGGAATTTTGGCGTCGCTGGCATATCTCGCTTTCTTTATGGTTCAGAGATTACGTTTATATTCCTCTCGGTGGCAATCGACATGGAAGTCTTCACACCTATGTGAATCTGATGGCAACCATGCTGCTTTGTGGATTATGGCATGGTGCTGCATGGACTTTTGTGGCGTGGGGGGGAATGCATGGTGTGGCCCTGGTAGTGGAACGAATGATCCGTGGGGAACAAAAATCCATGGCTTCTACTCTACAAAATAAAAATGAAGTCGGCTTTAGGTTCCTTCAATGGACTAGCACATTGTTTTTTATAATAATCGCGTGGGTTTTTTTCAAGGCCAGTTCTTTTAGCCAGGCGGGTACAGTCATTCGCGCCCTATTCAGATTAGACAACGGATTTGGCTGGTATCCGCCCTTGGCTATCTTTCTGATATCAACGGTTGCCATTTTACATGGGGTCTACCTGACCAGATTCCAATCGGTGATGATTCTTGAAAAAAATAACTTTTTCTCTATGACTACCCTGTTTCTAATCTTTTACCTCTGCTTGGTCTTTGTTCCAACCGAGTTTGAACCATTCATTTATTCCCAGTTCTAATCGAGCGGTACTCCTGGTTCCCGTGAATGATCAGGGCCAGGCGCTCTTCGGGGAGATCCGGGCCGGGGTAAGCCTCGATGGGGGCCAGGGAGCAGCCGGTGACAATAAGGTATAGAAGGGGAATGAGGACTGTGAGTCTGCGTTTCATATCGGCCCGAGCGGGGTGTTAGTGTGCGGAAACGGCTCCTTCGAAGCAGGATGCCCGTATCCTACCATGGCGATGCGGTTGCGGCAAGGGCGGTCTTTACCTGGAAAGAGGTGAAGACCGCCCTTGCCATAAGCGGGGGTGGGCGTTGAAGAGGGCGGGCCTGGTTCTTGCCGGGGGTTGTCATTAGCGGCGCGGCCGAGCTGGCGCTTAAGGAGGTGATGTCGGGGTGACGGTGCATGCGCTCTTCCCGAATGCCTTGATTGTGGACAACGATTACTTCTTCGTGAGGTTCCTGGTCGATCAACTGCATGAGCGCGGCTACACGGCCGACAGGGCCTATGACGGCAAGGAGGGCATTGCGCGGTTGCAGGACGGGTTTTTCAGCCTGGTCTTCTGCGACATCATCATGCCCAAGATCGACGGCCGGGCGGTCATCGCGTATATCCGCAGGCACTGTCCCGTGCAGCCGAAGGCGGTTGTGGCGGTATCGGGGCTGTTTGTCGAGCTGACCGACCAGCTCGACGGCATCGAAGCCGATTACTTCATGGCGAAGGGGCCGCTCGAGCAGATGTCCGAACAGGTGCAGAGGTTGCTCGGCTACATCGAAACCGGCGGCCGGCCCCCGCCGAGGTTTTTCTTCGAGCCGGAGGAGCGGGATGAGGCTGCAGGGTTCAATCAGCCGGCGGTCGAGTTGATGGAGGTCCTGAAGGGCGAGCGGAGCATCCTCGAGAGTCTGGCGATGGGAGTGGTCGTGGTGGACAAGGATGCCAGGGTGCTGAGCGCCAATCCGCCCGCGCTCGAGCTTTTCGGTCTGCCGGCTGCGGAGATCGTGAACCGGCACATTGCCAGCCTTTTTGCGGAGGAATCGCGGGGGGCGCTCATCGGTGCGATGCGCTCGGCCCTGCTCGATCGGAGCCATCGGAAGGTGGAGTTGAGCGGGTCTTCGGGCGGGGGCAGCCGGCCCTGGGCCGTGTCGGCCTGGGAGGCGCAGGGAGAGGTCATGGGCTGGGTCCTGTGCGGGTGAGGGGTTGGAAAAACGGGCTCAAAGAGGTTTGGCCGCAGATCGAGGTCTTGAAGGGACGGTTCTTGCGATGAAAAATATCCGGAAGGTACTGGCGATCACCGCGGGGGTGATCTGGGTGTTCGGGATCATCGGGTCGGCCGTATGGAGTCAGTGGCAGATGCGGCGCTCGCTGATGGTGTTGGCCGAATCGGAGGCCGCCGCCTCGATTGAGAAGGACGTCGTTTACCGCCGGTGGGTGTCCATGCATGGCGGGGTCTACGTGCCGCCGACGGAGACGACCCCGCCGAACCCGTATCTGAGCCATTTGCCGGAGCGGGATATCACCACGACGGATGGAAAGACCTTCACCCTGGTCAGTCCGGCCTACATGACCCGCCAGGTGCATGAACTGGGGCGCGAGCGGTACGGCCTGCGGGGGCATATCACGAGCCTGAATCCGCTCCGGCCGGAGAACGGGCCGGACCCTTGGGAGGCGGAGGCGTTGAAGGCCTTCGAAAGGGGTGTGAAGAAGGTCGAGTCGGTCGAGGTCCTGGACGGGGAGCCGCATCTCAGGGTCATGCGGCCTTTCGTGGTCGAGCAGGAGTGCCTCAAATGCCATGGGTCGGAGGGCTATCGGGAGGGGGATATCGGCGGGGGTATCAGTGTGTCGACCCCGCTTTCGGCGCATATCGCGGCGTTCGGCGACCATCGGATGCTGGTGGTTCTGGCGCACGCGGCGATCGGGATTTTGGGCCTCGCCGGTTTGTGGGGAGGCGCCGGGATCTTGAAAAAGTCAGAGAGGCGGCTGAGGCAGAGCGAGGAGCGGATCCGCGGCATCGTCGAACATAGCACCTCCGTCTTCTATGCCTGCGATGCGAAGGGGGTTCCGACCTATCTGAGCCCCCAGATCGAAACGGTGCTCGGGTACATGCCGGAAGAGGCCATGGCCCGTTGGGGGGACTTGATGACGGACAACCCCCTGAACCAGATTGCCGAGGAGCGGGCCGCGGCCGCTTTCGAGACGGGCGAGGCCCAGCCGCCCTATGAGATCGAGGCCGTGCACAAGGACGGCCATCCGGTCTGGGTGGAGTGCAGGCAGAGCCCTGTTGTCAAGGACGGGCAGGTCGTGGGAATGGCTGGTTCCTGGAGGGATATCAGCGCGCGTAAGGCAGGCTTGGCGGCGCTCAGAAATCGCGAAGAGCGTCTGAGGCTGGCCGTGGAAGCCGCTGAATCGGCCACCTGGGATTTCGATGTGCCGAGCGACACGATGATCTATGATCGGCGCTGGTTCCGCATGCTCGGCTATGCGGCGGGCGA
The DNA window shown above is from Desulfatiglans anilini DSM 4660 and carries:
- a CDS encoding MBOAT family O-acyltransferase — its product is MIFNSLEFIIFTFIILFLLFVIRHNRSRKSVLLLASAYFYAYWDWRFLTLILAQGLSGYVTGRMLGTNKHQLSKKAILAVCLVLNLGLLGCFKYVNFFIEVFSVALMEIGLDVGTLNLILPLGISFYTFSVMSYVIDVYRGHLKACRDIGDFLLFVLYFPKLVAGPIVRAGDFLPQLNAVPVQSKERVFQGVRQFVIGLAKKMFVADRLAAFADTVFINADLLNAPTVWLGVVAFTVQIYCDFSGYSDMAIGLSRVIGYDLNENFRIPYLSSSITEFWRRWHISLSLWFRDYVYIPLGGNRHGSLHTYVNLMATMLLCGLWHGAAWTFVAWGGMHGVALVVERMIRGEQKSMASTLQNKNEVGFRFLQWTSTLFFIIIAWVFFKASSFSQAGTVIRALFRLDNGFGWYPPLAIFLISTVAILHGVYLTRFQSVMILEKNNFFSMTTLFLIFYLCLVFVPTEFEPFIYSQF
- a CDS encoding glycosyltransferase family 2 protein: MIELTILIPTKEEKGNIEPAVCRMPNFGVETELLFVDGHSVDGTMAELERVASAYPNRCIHYFTQEGKGKRAAVWQGFKRAMGKVVIILDGDITVPPEELLGAYEILSKSENIFVNATRFRYPMEKRAMQFLNYLANRLFALLVSFIVGTWLSDTLCGTKGMRKDDFIKLCEEGFLNNIDPFGDHELIFGAWNLGMKIVNYPVHYSARSYGSPKIANMKISGGSAFLRIDLAALKHKFLKRSKIRFSQNELR
- a CDS encoding PAS domain-containing protein, producing the protein MTVHALFPNALIVDNDYFFVRFLVDQLHERGYTADRAYDGKEGIARLQDGFFSLVFCDIIMPKIDGRAVIAYIRRHCPVQPKAVVAVSGLFVELTDQLDGIEADYFMAKGPLEQMSEQVQRLLGYIETGGRPPPRFFFEPEERDEAAGFNQPAVELMEVLKGERSILESLAMGVVVVDKDARVLSANPPALELFGLPAAEIVNRHIASLFAEESRGALIGAMRSALLDRSHRKVELSGSSGGGSRPWAVSAWEAQGEVMGWVLCG
- a CDS encoding MBOAT family O-acyltransferase gives rise to the protein MLIGAVVLNLLPLAFFKYYNFFNDSLRSVWAGPWAVHHLDLLLPVGISFYTFQAVSYCADVYKGRIAVESGLVRYALYLAFFPKLISGPIERGVALLPQIKRPFLFQSGLFVSGVQLFFWGMFKKLVVADRMGMYVDMVFGDPEGMYGKTAIIGAWMFSLQIYCDFSAYMDMAIGCGRMFGIELSRNFNFPYMAKSVREFWRCWHITLTSWFRDYVYIPLGGNRAAAGRWALNIMLVFLLSGLWHGAAWTFVF
- a CDS encoding glycosyltransferase family 4 protein; translated protein: MRLLLLHNQYGAISGEEHALRAIAGMLEENAHQVSWFLRSSAGIEGIRGKVRAFYSGIHSHGAAQALRLFLSEHPVDAALVQNLYPFLSPSILKVLREFAIPIIMRCPNYRLFCPNGLHLCHGEVCERCLGGKEYWCVIRNCEDDLFKSLGYALRNAAARISRRIVDHVDMFVVLSEFQRQRFIQGGIAPERLAVVPNVAPLSAKPSSSDPGVLVSFVGRISAEKGIEDFVAAAERLPEVPFALAGNYDQMPGLPDKSPKNVCWMGFLTGSALDEFYRRSRILVFPGRCFEGFPNVIASAMAAGKPVIASRLGAVREIVDHEKTGLLVEPRNVSELAGSIQRLYADPSECLRMGEAGRIKAGTCYSQEAVYRKLLEVFTRVIPPAPILPHRA
- a CDS encoding acyltransferase family protein — encoded protein: MPEPPKPRLHRFDTAAGITMVLVVFGHNYFEDFRQDAIYGPLRDFLYQFHMPVFMFLSGFLVFYAYRPIESVKAYRQYLFKRGRKFIPIYFLLSVFYILTDLYLKKYGIEDVPAQIYKMLFSPIRGSAGFLWYLYVLLIFYAVIPLLKILPRKLLYLIALAAFMLTFVPLPYIFSLNLVGKYFFFFITGGLMADHMGFFETVLPRWGLPFLCLFTLLWVNVFTHTVTVMYQATSVAGIVSILYVSSSRWVGKIKLLQSIGRHSFYIYLLNSLVIGIFYLVYHRVGLDSCIPPRIYIVILTILGTMLPLWFSIIEGRLSGRKSDG